A region from the Leptospira venezuelensis genome encodes:
- a CDS encoding ABC transporter permease: protein MSSQTDFKFFVSSAFLQIGTLLRLTFVQVLRRKAIFFYFSLLGFFLLGEWTCSTSVGGETSHGVSSYMYFILTSFWSLVFLVILTSDLLRQDIDSQVHTLWLSRPVDPFAYVGSKGLALLICVVLFVLLAFGISSWFSLEIPWEFLWYQGTMMLVYSFFVLMVLLVTLFSNQSLAIVSSLGLILLSCILDFVAYNQNIDMSTEASDVKKFVLKTIYWVLPQVGTVFYHSFALFLGKADPKNFYGPYSFVQVGAWIVILKSTLWLSTRHKEI, encoded by the coding sequence TTGAGCTCTCAAACCGATTTTAAATTTTTTGTCTCCTCTGCATTTCTTCAAATTGGGACTCTGCTTCGGCTAACGTTCGTCCAGGTTCTCAGACGTAAGGCAATATTCTTTTATTTTTCTCTGCTTGGTTTTTTCTTATTAGGAGAATGGACCTGCTCTACTTCTGTAGGAGGAGAGACTAGTCATGGTGTTTCTTCTTATATGTATTTTATCCTGACTTCTTTTTGGAGTTTGGTGTTTCTAGTGATCCTGACTTCTGACCTTCTCCGCCAAGACATAGACTCGCAAGTACATACTTTATGGTTAAGTCGCCCGGTGGATCCATTTGCTTATGTAGGAAGTAAGGGACTCGCATTGTTAATTTGTGTGGTGTTGTTTGTGCTTCTCGCTTTTGGGATCAGCTCTTGGTTCTCTTTGGAAATTCCTTGGGAATTCCTTTGGTATCAAGGAACCATGATGTTGGTGTATTCGTTTTTTGTTCTAATGGTTCTGCTGGTAACTTTATTCTCGAACCAATCGCTTGCGATTGTAAGTTCTCTCGGACTTATCCTTTTGAGCTGCATTTTAGATTTTGTAGCTTATAACCAAAACATCGATATGTCTACAGAAGCGAGCGATGTCAAAAAATTCGTTCTAAAAACGATCTACTGGGTTCTTCCACAGGTCGGGACTGTTTTTTATCATTCTTTCGCGCTTTTTTTGGGGAAGGCTGATCCTAAAAATTTCTACGGACCTTATTCATTCGTCCAAGTAGGTGCATGGATCGTAATTTTAAAATCCACTCTTTGGTTAAGCACTCGGCACAAAGAGATTTAG
- the sixA gene encoding phosphohistidine phosphatase SixA, producing the protein MKIIIARHGEADPNSEDGKDSSRVLTPKGITDIEKMARFFQTGFKIKKIYHSPYVRTRATAEIYSKILKPELETESAEYLLPGEDYFRICPLLKDNSNSDAILLVGHSPDVSVFAETLLGISGVGKSFLFTPGSALAVNIPREKFQGGQIIWFVSPDFLC; encoded by the coding sequence ATGAAGATCATCATAGCCAGACATGGGGAAGCCGATCCCAATTCAGAAGACGGCAAAGATTCCTCCAGAGTACTTACTCCTAAAGGAATTACAGATATAGAAAAAATGGCTCGGTTCTTCCAAACCGGATTTAAGATCAAAAAGATCTATCATAGTCCTTATGTTCGCACAAGAGCAACTGCGGAAATATATTCCAAGATCCTAAAGCCTGAGTTGGAAACCGAATCTGCTGAGTATCTTCTTCCTGGAGAAGATTATTTTAGGATCTGTCCTCTTCTTAAAGATAATTCCAATTCAGATGCAATCTTATTAGTGGGTCATAGCCCTGACGTGAGTGTGTTTGCGGAAACTCTTTTAGGAATTTCTGGAGTAGGAAAATCTTTTCTATTTACTCCGGGTTCTGCACTTGCAGTGAATATTCCTCGAGAGAAATTCCAAGGAGGACAAATCATTTGGTTTGTATCTCCTGATTTCCTTTGTTGA
- a CDS encoding LIMLP_16025 family protein gives MDNQKLNDLINAGIGAVQTSKEIFDKLLEDLNEGKEKVEQRFDELKAQGEKDLSENALKFKVPLAWGIVKIEEIRENILKQFLKK, from the coding sequence ATGGATAACCAAAAACTAAACGATTTAATCAATGCCGGAATTGGGGCCGTCCAAACCTCGAAAGAGATTTTCGATAAACTTCTCGAAGATCTAAACGAAGGTAAGGAGAAGGTGGAGCAGAGATTCGACGAGCTTAAAGCACAGGGAGAAAAAGACCTGAGTGAGAATGCGTTGAAATTCAAAGTTCCTCTGGCTTGGGGAATCGTTAAAATAGAAGAGATTCGAGAGAATATCTTAAAACAATTTTTAAAGAAATGA
- a CDS encoding penicillin-binding transpeptidase domain-containing protein → MFRFSVGKTSVLGRFLLFQLSSLFLLTPLSSQNFSPKTITPNSEELVLVTEVNSGNLSSEIIYGAREFLKREYSPASTFKTYLVLSLLENHIIDPKEKVECADKHIPNSPRSLDLRDALFYSSNDYFEKVFPKLGKEKLDLTLGKISYIKNSKSNSNVDDWWIDLAGLKHGGRIRLTPKSIHSSWSKIFRNDYGLNKDIMEEWKNTLFWSECAERSAKVYGKTGSWEGSFWFQGALVRSENDYVIYTILNRSKSGSRTGTIHRFYELAGCKVPSLE, encoded by the coding sequence ATGTTTCGATTTTCAGTGGGAAAGACTTCCGTTCTAGGCCGATTTTTACTCTTTCAACTTTCATCTCTTTTTCTTCTAACACCTTTAAGTTCTCAAAATTTTTCTCCAAAAACAATAACGCCTAACTCTGAGGAGTTGGTTCTTGTAACTGAGGTTAATTCTGGTAATCTCAGTTCAGAAATAATCTATGGGGCTCGTGAATTTCTAAAAAGGGAATATTCTCCTGCTTCTACATTTAAAACATATCTAGTTTTGTCATTATTAGAGAATCATATTATTGATCCGAAAGAAAAGGTAGAATGTGCAGACAAACATATCCCTAATTCCCCAAGGTCTTTGGATTTGAGAGATGCATTATTTTACTCTTCCAATGATTATTTCGAAAAAGTTTTTCCAAAATTAGGAAAAGAGAAATTGGATCTTACCTTAGGTAAAATTTCATATATAAAAAATTCTAAATCGAATTCAAACGTCGATGATTGGTGGATCGATCTTGCAGGTTTAAAACATGGCGGAAGGATCAGATTAACTCCTAAGAGTATACATTCTTCATGGTCGAAAATTTTTAGAAACGATTACGGACTTAATAAAGATATAATGGAAGAATGGAAAAATACACTTTTCTGGTCAGAATGTGCGGAGAGATCGGCTAAAGTCTATGGAAAGACTGGTTCTTGGGAAGGAAGTTTTTGGTTCCAAGGTGCTCTAGTCAGATCCGAAAACGATTACGTGATCTATACCATCTTAAATAGAAGTAAATCAGGATCCCGAACTGGAACGATCCATAGATTTTATGAATTAGCTGGATGTAAGGTTCCGAGTCTGGAATGA
- a CDS encoding ABC transporter ATP-binding protein: MPQFAIEIEHLRKFYPKVKALQGIDLKIPQGGIFGLLGQNGAGKTTLVRILLGFSRQTEGYCKVLGLEPSPLARTKIGYLPERMAVPTYLSGREFLEASFKLALLPSSIAKKKSNEFLEILGLAEAADRKISTYSKGMLQRLGLANALGAEPELLLLDEPGTGLDPAGYKEFRELILEENKKRGVTILINSHRLLEVEQICTEIGILHKGNLMAQGKLDELKQGKDRIRIRLESAPESYLEEISLEHKKDGKTWEIRPKPDVDLNKLPAILVEKGAEIFLYERKTESLEDVFFRLTQGSENGGSN, from the coding sequence ATGCCTCAATTTGCAATTGAAATAGAGCACCTACGCAAATTTTATCCGAAAGTAAAAGCATTACAAGGAATTGATCTGAAAATTCCACAAGGTGGTATTTTCGGCCTACTCGGTCAGAACGGCGCCGGTAAAACTACTTTGGTTCGTATCTTACTGGGCTTCTCCAGGCAAACCGAAGGTTACTGCAAAGTTTTGGGTTTGGAACCTTCTCCACTTGCGAGAACTAAGATCGGTTATCTTCCGGAAAGAATGGCGGTCCCTACTTATTTGAGTGGGAGAGAATTTTTAGAAGCAAGTTTCAAACTCGCATTACTACCTTCTTCAATTGCGAAAAAGAAAAGTAATGAGTTCCTCGAAATATTAGGATTAGCGGAAGCTGCTGATCGAAAAATTTCCACTTACTCCAAGGGTATGTTACAAAGGTTGGGACTTGCAAATGCACTTGGTGCTGAGCCTGAACTTTTACTTTTAGATGAACCTGGTACGGGTTTAGATCCTGCTGGTTATAAAGAATTCAGAGAATTAATTCTAGAAGAGAATAAGAAAAGAGGAGTTACTATCCTCATCAACTCTCACCGTTTGTTGGAAGTAGAACAAATCTGTACTGAGATCGGTATCCTTCATAAAGGAAACTTGATGGCTCAGGGTAAACTAGACGAATTAAAACAAGGAAAGGATAGGATACGCATTCGTTTGGAATCAGCTCCTGAATCTTATCTGGAAGAGATCTCTTTGGAACATAAGAAAGATGGAAAAACCTGGGAAATACGTCCTAAGCCGGATGTGGATCTTAATAAGCTTCCTGCAATTTTAGTGGAGAAGGGTGCGGAAATTTTCCTCTACGAAAGAAAGACCGAATCTTTGGAAGATGTATTCTTCAGATTAACACAAGGTTCCGAGAATGGAGGGTCCAATTGA
- a CDS encoding acyl-CoA thioesterase: MSEEITKTPKQSAVETRHIVMPDHTNHYGTLFGGTLMSWIDAIAVMVAQRHCGREAVTASVDKLNFLEPISLGDHVILKASANYAGRSSMEIGVQVSKENPYTGVVTRATTAYLTFVALDENKKPCPIPKIKPETETEIRRYENAILRQEANRNLVKKIKDNGKV, encoded by the coding sequence ATGTCGGAAGAAATTACAAAAACGCCGAAACAATCCGCAGTAGAGACCAGACATATAGTTATGCCTGATCATACCAATCATTATGGGACCCTCTTCGGAGGGACCCTAATGTCTTGGATAGACGCAATCGCAGTCATGGTCGCGCAGCGGCACTGCGGAAGAGAAGCAGTCACTGCAAGTGTGGATAAACTGAATTTTCTGGAACCGATCTCTTTGGGAGATCATGTGATCCTAAAAGCTTCTGCTAATTATGCAGGAAGATCTTCTATGGAAATAGGAGTACAGGTTTCTAAAGAAAATCCTTACACTGGGGTCGTAACCCGTGCAACTACTGCATATCTCACATTCGTTGCATTAGATGAGAATAAGAAGCCCTGCCCTATTCCTAAAATAAAACCGGAAACAGAAACAGAGATCAGAAGATACGAGAATGCAATCCTTCGACAAGAAGCGAATCGGAATCTTGTTAAAAAGATCAAAGATAACGGTAAAGTTTAA
- a CDS encoding arylesterase codes for MRVSILPLVFAVLGLFFSNCSGDIKDIPLKGCSKISGMPGPEDLAIDREGGLLYVSSHERRIKDQEGKIYFLDLNSSTLEPKLLETEYPKNFRPHGMSLLNQNGKYRLYVISHITLYKEHSIEVFERVEKPSAKSKAGKWKHIQTLQDPLVTSPNDLSVASENEIFVSNDHGQGGFMLYLFHDLFRMKRSEIAYYDGKSWSSLGNPVSLGNGILYVKRPDGKEFLYRSSFNEGTVLKFDIKRENGKIALGEPKSISLGSGPDNLEIDEKGTIFTVTHPSVMKFLKHASSADSHSPTKIFTISPDDSIKEIFSNSGELISAGSTALSHKERVYIAQVFNDFILQCQL; via the coding sequence ATGCGAGTTTCCATTCTACCCTTAGTATTCGCCGTTTTAGGCCTGTTCTTTAGTAATTGTTCGGGAGATATCAAAGATATCCCCTTAAAAGGCTGCTCCAAGATTTCCGGAATGCCTGGCCCGGAGGATTTGGCAATCGATAGAGAAGGAGGATTACTTTATGTGTCTTCCCATGAAAGAAGGATCAAGGACCAAGAAGGAAAGATTTACTTTCTGGATCTGAATTCTTCTACCCTCGAACCCAAATTATTGGAAACAGAGTATCCGAAAAATTTCAGACCTCATGGGATGAGTCTCCTGAACCAAAACGGAAAGTACAGATTATATGTGATCTCTCATATCACATTATACAAAGAACATTCTATCGAAGTATTTGAAAGAGTGGAAAAACCTTCTGCGAAATCCAAGGCTGGAAAATGGAAACATATCCAAACTTTACAAGATCCTTTAGTAACAAGCCCTAACGATCTGTCAGTCGCATCGGAAAATGAAATTTTTGTTTCTAACGATCATGGACAAGGCGGATTTATGCTCTATCTATTCCATGATCTTTTCAGAATGAAACGTTCTGAGATCGCTTATTATGACGGAAAATCTTGGTCTTCTTTAGGAAATCCTGTCTCCTTGGGAAATGGGATCCTGTATGTAAAACGGCCAGATGGAAAAGAATTTTTATATAGATCCTCTTTTAACGAAGGCACAGTTCTAAAATTCGATATAAAAAGAGAGAACGGAAAAATCGCATTAGGAGAACCTAAATCGATTTCGCTGGGAAGCGGACCGGACAATCTAGAAATAGACGAAAAAGGAACCATATTCACTGTCACTCACCCTTCCGTGATGAAATTCTTAAAACATGCGAGTAGCGCGGACTCTCATTCTCCTACGAAAATATTTACAATTTCTCCGGACGATTCTATAAAAGAAATTTTTTCTAATTCAGGTGAATTGATCTCTGCGGGAAGTACTGCTCTTTCTCATAAGGAAAGAGTTTATATCGCTCAGGTATTCAATGATTTTATTCTGCAATGCCAATTATAA
- a CDS encoding ArnT family glycosyltransferase — MGSPASTEDRSSEIYGLIGLFFLSTLSLLIFRISGLEFPPVWPDEVLFYSPSLDFAKNGLFRTDVLDGLVKGMETKTLWMPPVFFLLNGWVLKFWGEGLEALRLFAAIVSIASIWIFWFILKTFDYSPIARLGASLLLFTDLLFLRVGWTARMEALCLFWALLSLLVLARKAKWKGDIPLKQYDAFLSGFFLGISFLSHPFGAIFGVPALLLIHRAKAWKVWMFWLGGVFPILAWGIWIHPDWGIFFYQFGAQFGRKKDLFQTFSPITKIKVLLGGYESPGLRLFFYLALAYGLWVVRGEIKDKPKSAFFFSAWTVSILFFLILSTEYYYVMYLCIPLSALGGFFFERIRSRRVQFIAAILVFSNIAILVNAYKRIGFGNPEFDLKDRFYEVLGPELKGSKKMYLQAIPDPYFHIRKENPNLKVLEFIPGELPIPKEDFIQTLDSIDTFVFSDRQKRNEFVQSYLEENSSKFRKFKITAEPSTLRKVANVEAEVYRRR; from the coding sequence ATGGGTTCCCCCGCTAGCACAGAAGACCGATCTTCCGAAATTTACGGACTCATCGGTCTTTTCTTTTTATCCACACTTTCTCTTTTAATATTTAGGATCTCCGGGTTGGAGTTCCCACCGGTTTGGCCTGACGAGGTTCTATTCTATTCTCCTTCCTTAGATTTTGCAAAGAATGGACTCTTCCGCACAGATGTGCTCGATGGTTTAGTAAAAGGAATGGAAACCAAAACACTTTGGATGCCGCCAGTTTTCTTTTTATTAAATGGTTGGGTTTTAAAATTTTGGGGAGAAGGTCTCGAGGCCCTAAGATTATTCGCTGCTATCGTATCTATTGCGAGCATCTGGATCTTTTGGTTTATATTAAAAACTTTCGATTATTCTCCGATTGCAAGACTGGGCGCTTCCTTACTTTTGTTCACCGACTTATTATTCTTAAGAGTGGGTTGGACTGCAAGAATGGAAGCTCTTTGTTTGTTTTGGGCACTTCTATCTTTACTAGTACTTGCAAGAAAAGCAAAATGGAAGGGAGATATTCCGCTTAAACAATACGATGCGTTCTTATCTGGATTCTTTTTGGGAATCTCATTTTTATCACATCCATTTGGAGCAATCTTCGGAGTGCCCGCATTACTATTGATCCACCGAGCAAAAGCGTGGAAGGTTTGGATGTTTTGGTTGGGAGGCGTATTTCCAATACTCGCTTGGGGAATTTGGATCCATCCAGATTGGGGAATTTTTTTCTATCAGTTCGGAGCACAATTCGGACGTAAAAAGGATCTGTTCCAAACCTTTTCGCCAATCACGAAGATAAAAGTATTATTGGGCGGCTATGAATCTCCTGGACTAAGGCTATTCTTTTATCTTGCTTTAGCTTACGGATTATGGGTGGTAAGAGGAGAAATTAAAGACAAACCAAAGTCTGCATTCTTCTTTTCAGCTTGGACAGTTTCCATTCTATTCTTTTTGATCTTATCTACTGAATACTATTACGTAATGTATTTATGCATTCCGTTATCTGCATTGGGCGGATTCTTTTTTGAAAGGATCAGGAGCAGAAGAGTGCAGTTTATCGCAGCTATATTAGTATTTTCCAATATAGCAATTTTAGTGAATGCTTATAAAAGAATAGGATTCGGAAATCCAGAATTTGATTTAAAGGATAGATTCTATGAGGTTTTAGGCCCTGAACTAAAAGGTTCTAAAAAGATGTATCTGCAGGCAATTCCTGACCCTTATTTCCATATCCGAAAAGAAAATCCGAATCTAAAGGTTCTTGAGTTTATCCCTGGAGAACTTCCTATCCCGAAAGAAGATTTTATCCAAACCTTGGACTCAATTGATACATTTGTATTTTCGGATCGCCAAAAAAGAAATGAATTCGTTCAATCTTATTTAGAAGAGAATTCTTCCAAGTTCAGAAAATTCAAGATCACTGCAGAACCTTCTACACTTAGAAAAGTAGCGAATGTTGAAGCAGAAGTTTATCGCAGAAGATAA